The following are encoded together in the Actinoplanes sp. N902-109 genome:
- a CDS encoding MaoC family dehydratase, translating to MSLPTRALGPDFPVRIDDRFFEDYLPGTVYEYGHRTVAEPEILAFAGQFDPQPIHVDPAFAAAGPFGGLIASGWHTAAIFMRMFADHYLSRVASLASPGVDELRWPAPLRPGDTVRMRVTVLEARLSRSKPDRGLVRTRGELFRQDNQPVLELSAVNFLRRRPA from the coding sequence ATGTCGCTGCCGACCCGAGCCCTCGGACCCGATTTCCCGGTACGGATCGACGACCGCTTCTTCGAGGATTACCTCCCGGGGACGGTCTACGAGTACGGCCACCGCACCGTGGCCGAACCGGAGATCCTCGCCTTCGCCGGCCAGTTCGACCCGCAGCCGATCCATGTCGACCCGGCCTTCGCCGCCGCCGGGCCGTTCGGCGGGCTGATCGCCAGCGGCTGGCACACCGCGGCCATCTTCATGCGGATGTTCGCCGACCACTATCTTTCCCGGGTGGCGAGCCTGGCCTCCCCGGGCGTCGACGAGCTGCGCTGGCCGGCACCGCTGCGCCCGGGCGACACGGTGCGGATGCGGGTCACGGTGCTGGAGGCGCGGCTCTCGCGGTCCAAGCCCGACCGGGGTCTGGTGCGCACCCGCGGCGAGCTGTTCCGCCAGGACAACCAGCCGGTGCTGGAGCTGTCCGCCGTCAACTTCCTGCGCCGCCGCCCGGCTTGA
- a CDS encoding DinB family protein gives MAVVHDFTGANLAGARFRNVDLSGAVMRGVYASTLELDGAFDRLTVNEVDVMPLVEAELDRRYPERPKMRPQTAAQHREAWEILERLWWQTGERARRLPPARLHERVDGEWSFIETLRHLVFATDAWINRALLGEPFPFHPLGLPHEEMPPAHGVPNDPAARPSLDEILAVRADRTATVRGVLDGLTDERLTEMTEPVPEPGYPPSTSYPVRRCLSAVITEEWQHRLFAERDLDALQRPQR, from the coding sequence ATGGCCGTAGTGCACGACTTCACCGGCGCCAACCTGGCCGGGGCACGGTTCCGCAACGTCGACCTGTCCGGGGCGGTCATGCGCGGCGTCTATGCGTCCACTCTGGAGCTCGACGGCGCCTTCGACCGGCTGACCGTCAACGAGGTCGACGTGATGCCGCTGGTGGAGGCCGAGCTCGACCGCCGCTACCCGGAACGGCCCAAGATGCGCCCGCAGACCGCGGCCCAGCACCGCGAGGCGTGGGAGATCCTGGAACGACTGTGGTGGCAGACCGGCGAGCGGGCCCGCCGGCTGCCACCCGCACGGCTGCACGAGCGCGTCGACGGCGAGTGGTCGTTCATCGAGACCCTGCGCCACCTGGTGTTCGCCACCGACGCCTGGATCAACCGGGCGCTGCTGGGCGAGCCGTTCCCGTTCCACCCGCTCGGCCTGCCGCACGAGGAGATGCCCCCGGCGCACGGCGTCCCGAACGACCCCGCCGCCCGCCCGTCCCTCGACGAGATCCTGGCCGTGCGCGCCGACCGGACGGCCACCGTGCGCGGTGTCCTCGACGGACTCACCGACGAGCGGCTCACCGAGATGACCGAGCCGGTGCCGGAGCCGGGCTACCCGCCCTCGACGAGCTACCCGGTCCGCCGCTGCCTGAGCGCCGTCATCACCGAGGAATGGCAACACCGCCTGTTCGCCGAGCGCGACCTCGACGCCCTTCAGCGCCCGCAGCGGTGA
- a CDS encoding TetR/AcrR family transcriptional regulator: protein MPRRATSAAGKPRATARLSKDGIVAAAVQLADREGLAGLSMRRLAQHLEVDAMSLYYHVRDKGTLLAAMADAVVASIATEKPAVAPAGIDSVAAVDGLWTDRLRALIMQARRTMLRHPWAARVLAERDTPTPAVLAHLERMLAVMRDGGCSLDLCHHAIHLFGSRILGFGQDLFDDAPAGTPTPADGQAQAFAATMPHIAELAAAVTHDGALGGCDDDGEFAFALDLLLDGLERRRLAA from the coding sequence GTGCCGAGACGTGCCACATCTGCTGCCGGGAAGCCCCGCGCCACCGCCAGGCTCAGCAAGGACGGCATCGTGGCCGCCGCGGTCCAGCTCGCCGACCGGGAGGGGCTGGCCGGGCTGAGCATGCGCCGCCTCGCCCAGCACCTCGAGGTGGACGCGATGTCGCTCTACTACCACGTACGCGACAAGGGCACGTTGCTCGCCGCGATGGCCGACGCCGTCGTCGCCTCGATCGCGACGGAGAAGCCCGCGGTGGCACCGGCCGGGATCGACTCCGTCGCGGCCGTGGACGGGTTGTGGACCGATCGGCTGCGCGCGCTGATCATGCAGGCCCGGCGGACGATGCTGCGCCATCCGTGGGCGGCCCGGGTCCTGGCGGAACGCGACACGCCGACCCCGGCGGTGCTGGCCCACCTGGAACGGATGCTGGCGGTGATGCGCGACGGCGGTTGCTCACTCGACCTGTGCCACCACGCGATCCACCTGTTCGGCAGTCGCATCCTCGGCTTCGGTCAGGACCTCTTCGACGATGCCCCGGCCGGGACGCCGACGCCCGCGGATGGGCAAGCGCAGGCGTTCGCCGCGACGATGCCGCACATCGCCGAGCTCGCCGCGGCTGTCACCCACGACGGTGCGCTCGGTGGCTGCGACGACGACGGGGAGTTCGCCTTCGCCCTCGACCTGCTGCTCGACGGCCTCGAACGCCGCCGGCTGGCAGCCTGA
- a CDS encoding nitroreductase/quinone reductase family protein → MSATLPPRWFVRSAWRTHKLLLRLTRDRLLRPPGPGRCGFLRLHTVGRRTGRPHAVVLCYIEDGDRLCTLAMNGWAPADPAWWLNVQAHPATTVDLADGSHAVTAHRAVGAERDRLWAALHTYEGYGDLDAHAAARGRETAVVVLTKRADAPAPGGR, encoded by the coding sequence ATGTCCGCGACGCTTCCCCCTCGATGGTTCGTCCGCAGCGCCTGGAGGACACACAAGCTGCTGCTCCGGCTGACCCGCGACCGGCTCCTCAGGCCGCCGGGGCCGGGCCGGTGCGGATTCCTGCGGCTGCACACCGTCGGACGCCGCACCGGCCGGCCGCACGCCGTCGTGCTGTGCTACATCGAGGACGGTGACCGGCTGTGCACGCTGGCCATGAACGGCTGGGCCCCCGCCGATCCGGCCTGGTGGCTCAACGTGCAGGCCCACCCGGCAACCACCGTCGACCTGGCGGACGGGTCACACGCGGTGACCGCCCACCGGGCCGTCGGGGCCGAGCGCGACAGGCTGTGGGCGGCCCTGCACACGTACGAGGGCTATGGCGATCTTGACGCTCACGCAGCCGCGCGCGGGCGGGAAACGGCGGTCGTCGTGCTCACGAAGCGCGCAGATGCGCCAGCACCAGGGGGTCGATGA
- a CDS encoding DUF1028 domain-containing protein has product MTFSIVARSADGTALGVAVASKFLGVGAAVPAALADVGAVATQSYANLAYRPQALALLGTGVAAPEAVAALLAGDAGPVDHRQVGVVGPAGPGATFTGAACHDWAGGAAGDGFAIQGNMLAGPQVVAEMQAAWLGNADQHRLAYRLLAALRAGDEAGGDRRGRQSAALLVVSKGMGYGGTSDVVVDLRVDDHPAPVTELTRLLEMHSLYFERPDPATLIALDGDVAEEVRARLAADGDLDEALASWAGVENLEERVVPGFIDPLVLAHLRAS; this is encoded by the coding sequence ATGACGTTCTCGATCGTGGCGCGCTCGGCTGACGGCACAGCGCTGGGAGTGGCTGTGGCCAGCAAGTTCCTGGGTGTGGGGGCCGCGGTGCCGGCCGCTCTCGCCGACGTGGGCGCAGTGGCGACCCAGTCGTACGCCAACCTCGCCTACCGTCCGCAGGCACTCGCCTTGCTGGGCACCGGGGTGGCCGCGCCCGAGGCGGTGGCGGCGCTGCTCGCGGGTGATGCCGGGCCGGTGGATCACCGGCAGGTCGGGGTGGTCGGGCCGGCCGGGCCGGGCGCCACGTTCACCGGCGCGGCGTGTCACGACTGGGCGGGCGGGGCGGCCGGGGACGGCTTCGCGATCCAGGGCAACATGCTGGCCGGTCCGCAGGTCGTGGCCGAGATGCAGGCGGCATGGCTGGGCAACGCCGATCAGCATCGGCTCGCCTACCGGTTGCTCGCGGCGCTGCGCGCCGGCGACGAGGCGGGCGGGGACCGGCGCGGGCGGCAGAGTGCGGCTCTGCTGGTGGTTTCCAAGGGCATGGGGTACGGCGGCACGAGCGACGTCGTGGTGGATCTGCGCGTCGACGACCACCCGGCGCCGGTGACCGAGCTGACCCGGCTGCTGGAGATGCACTCGTTGTACTTCGAGCGCCCCGACCCCGCCACGCTGATCGCTCTGGACGGCGATGTGGCGGAGGAGGTGCGTGCCCGGCTGGCCGCCGACGGGGATCTGGACGAGGCCCTCGCGTCCTGGGCGGGTGTGGAGAACCTCGAGGAGCGGGTGGTGCCGGGCTTCATCGACCCCCTGGTGCTGGCGCATCTGCGCGCTTCGTGA
- a CDS encoding DUF998 domain-containing protein has product MIGKRVHVWAWAGFAAQVVFVASWLIAAAWQGGGYDPLAHTISDMYAVTAPAGLFLVIVLTLCGLATILFALLAVRPTLRPGGRGAPIGAILLALSLYGVGDALSPFEREACRLADPGCTAQDQTANLGGQLDSALSTIGIFLFIAAAFTLAATMKRIPSWHRWARPTRWTAIGFILLLIAFVIAQPADLGGLLERLLAAYGAAAIALLAWRTAHPSPAPTDATPAPEGAAPNSADQA; this is encoded by the coding sequence GTGATCGGGAAACGGGTGCATGTCTGGGCCTGGGCCGGCTTCGCGGCGCAGGTGGTCTTCGTAGCGAGCTGGCTCATCGCCGCGGCCTGGCAGGGCGGCGGCTACGACCCGCTCGCCCACACCATCAGCGACATGTACGCCGTCACCGCCCCGGCAGGCCTCTTCCTCGTCATCGTCCTCACCCTCTGCGGCCTGGCCACCATCCTGTTCGCCCTGCTGGCGGTCCGGCCGACCCTGCGCCCCGGCGGCCGCGGCGCCCCCATCGGCGCGATCCTTCTGGCCCTTTCCCTGTACGGCGTGGGTGACGCCCTCAGCCCCTTCGAACGCGAGGCGTGCCGCCTTGCCGACCCCGGCTGCACCGCCCAGGACCAGACGGCCAACCTGGGCGGCCAACTCGACTCGGCGCTGAGCACCATCGGCATCTTCCTGTTCATAGCCGCAGCCTTCACCCTGGCCGCGACGATGAAGCGCATCCCGTCCTGGCACCGCTGGGCCAGGCCCACCCGCTGGACCGCCATCGGCTTCATCCTCCTGCTCATCGCCTTCGTCATAGCCCAGCCCGCCGACCTGGGCGGCCTCCTCGAACGCCTCCTCGCCGCCTACGGCGCAGCCGCCATCGCCCTCCTCGCCTGGCGCACAGCCCACCCCTCACCGGCGCCCACCGATGCCACCCCCGCACCGGAAGGCGCTGCTCCCAACTCCGCGGATCAGGCCTAA
- a CDS encoding response regulator transcription factor produces the protein MPAAGVSAPGAAVVGEPERGGPLRVVIAEDGLIVREGIAGMLRRFGHEVVAAVGDAAALIEAVGKHKPDVVVTDVRMPPTFSDEGLQAAIALRTADPALPVLVLSQYVEQTYASELLDSGRAAGVGYLLKDRIGEVEEFVDAMIQVAGGRTVVDQEVVRQLLGRRRDPLQRLTPREREVLGLMAEGRSNTAIARTLVVTEAAVAKHISSLLAKLDLPPDADDHRRVRAVLAYLRG, from the coding sequence ATGCCGGCCGCGGGCGTGTCGGCGCCGGGTGCGGCGGTGGTCGGTGAGCCGGAGAGGGGCGGGCCGTTGCGCGTGGTGATCGCTGAGGACGGCCTGATCGTGCGGGAGGGCATCGCGGGCATGCTGCGCCGCTTCGGTCACGAGGTGGTCGCTGCCGTGGGTGACGCTGCGGCGCTGATCGAAGCCGTGGGCAAGCACAAGCCGGACGTGGTGGTGACCGACGTCCGTATGCCGCCGACGTTCAGCGACGAGGGGCTGCAGGCTGCGATCGCGCTGCGCACCGCTGACCCGGCGCTGCCCGTGCTGGTGCTGAGCCAGTACGTCGAGCAGACCTACGCCTCGGAGCTGCTCGACTCCGGGCGCGCCGCTGGAGTGGGCTACTTGTTGAAGGATCGCATCGGGGAGGTGGAGGAGTTTGTCGACGCGATGATCCAGGTCGCGGGCGGGCGCACCGTGGTGGATCAGGAGGTGGTCCGTCAGTTACTGGGCCGGCGGCGAGATCCGTTGCAACGCCTGACTCCGCGCGAGCGCGAGGTGCTCGGGCTCATGGCTGAGGGGCGCTCCAACACGGCGATCGCCCGCACGCTGGTGGTGACCGAGGCAGCGGTGGCCAAGCACATCAGCAGCCTGCTCGCCAAGCTCGACCTTCCACCCGACGCGGACGACCACCGGAGGGTACGCGCTGTGCTGGCCTACCTACGCGGGTGA
- a CDS encoding sensor histidine kinase, protein MTARNALEALTMRPTRFLISSWPWRSLAYLAGGALMGFATVFVISVLVGLGSILALVVIGFAFYIAALLLGVAIGRLERLRMRLIDQDVLPNPHRRPPGPGLLAWLKFRLREQATWRELSYTMASAMVLCWMDAAVVTVALFVPVAFLFAPVYMAGEVPFIHSLVLAMASPVALGVAAYPVTAWAGARAAMARAILAPRSDDADARLVEVTRSRARLVDAFEVERRRIERDLHDGAQQRLVALSMQLGLARLEVPSGSAATGPLSAAQNLAKEALAELRKLIRGVHPKVLTDRGLAAALGEAAAHSPVPVNLDIRLAGRLPTHVEVAAYFVVVEALANVAKHSGANRATISGFVHAGKLFLDVRDDGRGGADPSRGSGLIGLADRVATVDGSMALSSPPGGPTLVHVEIPCAT, encoded by the coding sequence ATGACGGCCCGCAACGCGCTCGAAGCGCTCACCATGCGCCCGACGAGATTCCTCATCTCGTCGTGGCCATGGCGTTCGCTGGCCTACCTGGCCGGTGGCGCGCTGATGGGCTTCGCCACCGTCTTCGTCATCTCGGTGCTGGTCGGGCTCGGCTCGATCCTGGCTCTGGTCGTCATCGGGTTCGCCTTCTACATAGCGGCGTTGCTGCTGGGCGTGGCGATCGGTCGCCTGGAACGGCTGCGCATGCGGCTGATCGACCAGGATGTACTGCCGAATCCCCATCGGCGCCCACCTGGTCCGGGGTTGCTCGCCTGGCTCAAGTTCCGGTTGCGCGAGCAGGCCACGTGGCGTGAACTCAGCTACACGATGGCGTCGGCGATGGTGCTGTGCTGGATGGACGCGGCGGTCGTCACGGTGGCGCTGTTCGTCCCGGTCGCCTTCTTGTTCGCTCCTGTCTACATGGCGGGCGAAGTCCCGTTCATCCACAGCCTGGTTCTGGCGATGGCATCGCCCGTCGCGCTCGGCGTCGCTGCCTACCCGGTGACGGCCTGGGCCGGCGCAAGGGCCGCCATGGCCCGGGCAATCCTTGCCCCGCGCAGCGACGACGCGGATGCCCGGCTGGTCGAGGTGACACGTTCGCGCGCGCGGCTGGTGGATGCGTTCGAGGTCGAGCGCCGGCGCATCGAGCGGGATCTGCACGACGGTGCCCAGCAGCGACTGGTCGCGCTCAGCATGCAGCTCGGTCTGGCCAGGCTGGAGGTGCCGTCCGGGTCGGCCGCTACGGGTCCGTTGTCGGCGGCGCAGAATCTGGCCAAGGAAGCCCTGGCGGAGCTGCGCAAGTTGATTCGTGGCGTGCACCCCAAGGTGCTCACGGATCGTGGGCTGGCGGCGGCGCTGGGCGAAGCGGCCGCACACTCACCCGTGCCGGTGAACCTCGACATCCGGCTCGCCGGCCGGCTTCCCACACATGTCGAGGTCGCGGCCTACTTCGTCGTGGTGGAGGCCTTGGCGAACGTCGCCAAGCACAGCGGCGCCAATCGGGCGACCATCTCGGGCTTCGTGCATGCGGGCAAGCTCTTCCTCGACGTACGGGACGACGGGCGCGGCGGTGCGGACCCGTCCCGCGGCAGTGGGCTCATCGGGCTGGCCGACCGGGTGGCCACGGTGGACGGCAGCATGGCGCTGTCCAGCCCGCCCGGCGGTCCTACGCTGGTGCACGTGGAGATCCCATGCGCGACATGA
- a CDS encoding ABC transporter ATP-binding protein → MTITTIKTAVELRAVSKIYGTGAAAVTALDAVDLVIAPASFTAVMGPSGSGKSTLLHCAAGLDRTTSGEVTIDGLSLSGLPERALTRLRRERVGFVFQAFNLIPALTAEQNVVLPQRLAGRRPEPGEVRAMLAEVGLADRAKHRPSELSGGQQQRVAIARALVSRPAVLFADEPTGALDTSASRDVLRLLRLAVDRHAQTVVMVTHDPYAAAHADRVVFLKDGRIADVLDEPADAADIAVRMARLEQR, encoded by the coding sequence ATGACCATCACGACCATCAAGACGGCGGTTGAGCTACGGGCCGTCTCCAAGATTTACGGTACGGGCGCAGCCGCCGTGACCGCCCTCGACGCGGTCGATCTCGTCATCGCCCCGGCCAGCTTCACCGCCGTGATGGGCCCGTCCGGGTCCGGCAAGTCCACCTTGTTGCACTGCGCTGCCGGTCTCGACCGGACAACCAGCGGCGAGGTCACGATCGACGGGCTATCGCTGAGCGGGCTGCCGGAGCGGGCACTGACCCGCTTGCGGCGCGAGCGAGTGGGCTTCGTCTTCCAGGCCTTCAACCTGATCCCGGCGCTGACGGCCGAGCAGAATGTCGTGCTGCCGCAGCGGCTGGCCGGACGACGTCCCGAGCCGGGTGAGGTGCGCGCCATGCTCGCCGAGGTGGGGCTGGCGGATCGCGCGAAGCACCGCCCGAGCGAGCTGTCCGGCGGACAGCAGCAGCGCGTGGCGATTGCCCGGGCCCTGGTGTCACGCCCTGCCGTGCTGTTTGCCGACGAGCCGACCGGCGCGCTGGACACATCGGCGTCGAGAGACGTGCTGCGATTGCTGCGCTTGGCCGTCGACAGACATGCGCAGACCGTGGTGATGGTGACCCACGACCCCTACGCCGCGGCGCACGCCGACCGGGTGGTCTTCCTCAAGGACGGCCGGATCGCCGACGTGCTGGACGAACCCGCCGACGCCGCCGACATCGCGGTCCGCATGGCCCGGCTGGAGCAGCGATGA
- a CDS encoding ABC transporter permease, whose product MILAWTMVRHRFATFAGTFLAVALGVALIAGAGTLYASSRPEVPERYADAPVLVHSPEVGTGRDGYPDYRSWTPAEAANLARRLQVVPGVQAAVPDPSFYVQRTVRDRATGDPETSRTAGHAWSSVALGGYRMTAGTPPTRAGEVALAGMTPGTRIDVLTARGPATWTVTASVNAPGFYVADREAEQRAGGVRVIGLTGRPEPAAVRAAAGPDGLVFSGADRSKLEEESVTRVRWLGAQLIIAMVVLGLFVAVFVVSSTCALSAAQRRREIGLLRAVGATPGQVIRLMYAETLVVAALGGVVGVPLGALVAPLLAPPLVDAGLEPAGFAVTPQPLVLVAAFVTGVVVALAGVWTAARRSSRVPALDALRDAAVERRAMTLPRWIAGLLAATGGGALTIALTSLPPTTQTTAALGAAMLLLVAAALLAPVVIVPLVRVVTWPWRRSATGMLVREGTLTGVRRVASTSAPVLLTVGFATLLTGTIATINEATRIDETAKLPAVLIAAPDGTPGLSEAAVARQPGDAQLTGEVLLTLDGHTSAYQATGKREVSGVLLSRDIKHRPARVAVTFADGSTESLRVTGTHDGPGELVDLPRRVLREHDPDALTESVRLTGAAEPAAGMKVLTARQYVESQIDEEDQILQLFLVVLISLTVGYTGLAVANTLLMATAARRGEFRALRLAGGGTGSVLRVSTGEALLAVAVGTVLGAGVAVAALIGMRRATEHELRTTVELVVPWGQALLVVLVCAVIAVVAAGVPVVRARHET is encoded by the coding sequence ATGATCCTCGCGTGGACCATGGTCCGGCACCGATTCGCGACGTTCGCCGGCACCTTCCTGGCGGTCGCCCTCGGCGTCGCTCTGATCGCCGGTGCCGGCACGTTGTACGCGTCCTCCCGCCCGGAGGTGCCAGAGCGCTACGCCGACGCACCGGTGCTCGTGCATTCGCCGGAGGTCGGCACCGGGCGCGACGGCTATCCGGACTACCGGTCGTGGACCCCGGCCGAGGCGGCCAACCTGGCCCGTCGCCTGCAAGTGGTGCCAGGGGTGCAGGCAGCAGTTCCCGATCCCTCCTTTTATGTTCAGCGGACAGTGCGGGACAGGGCTACCGGGGATCCGGAGACTTCCCGGACGGCGGGGCACGCATGGTCGTCGGTGGCGCTCGGGGGCTACCGGATGACCGCGGGCACACCGCCCACGCGAGCCGGTGAGGTGGCACTGGCCGGGATGACCCCGGGGACACGCATCGACGTACTGACCGCCCGGGGACCCGCGACCTGGACCGTCACAGCCAGCGTAAACGCGCCCGGGTTCTACGTCGCCGATCGTGAGGCGGAGCAGCGGGCGGGCGGCGTACGGGTCATCGGTCTGACAGGACGACCGGAGCCGGCAGCGGTGCGCGCCGCGGCTGGGCCGGACGGACTGGTGTTCAGCGGCGCTGATCGCAGCAAGCTCGAGGAGGAGTCGGTCACCCGCGTACGGTGGCTCGGCGCGCAACTGATCATCGCGATGGTGGTCCTCGGCCTGTTCGTCGCGGTCTTCGTGGTCTCGTCGACATGTGCGTTGAGCGCGGCGCAGCGCCGCCGCGAGATCGGCTTGCTACGCGCGGTCGGGGCGACTCCAGGACAGGTCATCCGGCTCATGTATGCCGAGACGCTGGTTGTGGCCGCATTGGGCGGTGTGGTCGGTGTGCCGCTGGGCGCCCTCGTCGCTCCCCTGCTGGCGCCGCCGCTTGTGGACGCGGGTCTGGAGCCGGCCGGGTTCGCTGTGACGCCGCAGCCGCTGGTGCTGGTGGCGGCGTTCGTAACGGGCGTCGTGGTGGCCCTCGCGGGGGTGTGGACGGCGGCGCGGCGGTCGAGCCGGGTGCCGGCCCTGGATGCGCTGCGTGACGCCGCTGTGGAGCGGCGCGCGATGACATTGCCGCGCTGGATTGCCGGGCTGCTGGCGGCAACAGGTGGTGGGGCGCTGACGATCGCGCTGACCTCGCTGCCACCGACAACCCAGACGACTGCCGCTCTGGGAGCTGCGATGTTGCTGCTCGTGGCGGCGGCGCTGCTGGCTCCGGTGGTGATCGTGCCGCTCGTGCGGGTGGTCACCTGGCCGTGGCGGCGTTCGGCGACCGGCATGCTGGTGCGCGAGGGCACGTTGACCGGGGTACGACGGGTGGCCTCGACGTCGGCGCCGGTACTTCTGACCGTGGGTTTCGCGACGCTGCTGACCGGCACGATAGCCACCATCAACGAGGCGACCCGGATCGACGAGACCGCGAAGCTGCCCGCCGTACTGATCGCGGCACCGGACGGCACGCCCGGGTTGTCGGAGGCGGCGGTGGCCCGTCAGCCCGGCGACGCCCAGCTGACCGGCGAGGTGCTGCTGACGCTGGACGGGCACACGAGTGCCTATCAGGCGACCGGCAAGCGAGAAGTCTCAGGGGTGCTGCTGTCCCGCGACATCAAGCACCGTCCGGCGCGGGTGGCGGTGACGTTCGCCGACGGCAGCACCGAGAGCTTGCGGGTGACCGGCACCCATGACGGCCCCGGTGAGCTCGTCGATCTGCCGCGCCGGGTGCTGCGCGAGCATGACCCGGATGCGCTGACCGAGTCGGTGCGGCTCACCGGTGCTGCGGAGCCCGCAGCGGGGATGAAGGTGCTGACCGCGCGGCAGTACGTGGAGTCTCAGATCGACGAGGAAGATCAGATCTTGCAACTCTTCCTGGTAGTGCTCATCTCCCTGACGGTCGGCTACACCGGGCTCGCCGTGGCGAACACACTGCTCATGGCCACCGCGGCGCGCCGCGGGGAGTTCCGGGCGCTGCGGCTGGCCGGGGGCGGCACCGGCAGCGTGTTGCGGGTGAGCACCGGTGAGGCTCTGCTGGCCGTGGCGGTCGGCACGGTGCTGGGCGCCGGAGTGGCCGTGGCGGCACTGATCGGGATGCGCCGGGCGACCGAGCACGAACTGAGAACGACCGTCGAACTGGTTGTGCCATGGGGGCAAGCCCTGCTCGTGGTGCTGGTCTGCGCGGTGATTGCCGTGGTCGCGGCCGGGGTGCCGGTGGTGCGGGCACGGCACGAAACCTGA
- a CDS encoding long-chain fatty acid--CoA ligase, with protein MLNLSIFLEDSARTYPERTAVVLGPQRLSYAQVDAAANQVANLLVERGIQPGDKVALSCPNLPYFPVVYYGILKTGAVVVPLNVLLKGREIAYHLDDSDAKAYFCFQGTAELPMGAEGHAGFGQTPGCEHFFLITADPAEPSPIEGAETLGQALAGRSPVFETVLAGENDPAVILYTSGTTGKAKGAELSHSNLVMNALTCNRLFQAVPAQDTHLLVLPLFHSFGSTVNMNAGFSTAATLVLMPRFEPAGAVKLLESENVTFFAGVPTMYWGLLNALTEGVDVQRIASTMRVAVSGGSSLPVEIIKQVRDRLGLTILEGYGLSETSPVATFSPVSAEPRPGSIGVPIWGVEVKLIDELWNTIEGTDEIGEIAIRGHNIMRGYYNRPEATAEVMNNGWFRSGDLGRRDKDGWYYIVDRAKDMIIRGGFNVYPREVEEVLMTHEAVSLAAVIGVPHPSHGEEIKAYVIRKDGATITEEELVAWGKEQMAGYKYPRIVTFVDSLPMTATGKLLKRALT; from the coding sequence ATGCTCAACCTCTCCATCTTCCTGGAGGACAGCGCTCGCACATACCCGGAGCGCACGGCGGTCGTGCTGGGTCCGCAGCGGTTGTCCTACGCACAGGTCGACGCCGCCGCCAATCAAGTGGCGAACCTGCTGGTGGAGAGGGGCATCCAGCCCGGTGACAAGGTGGCGCTGTCGTGCCCCAACCTGCCGTACTTCCCGGTCGTCTACTACGGCATCCTGAAGACCGGTGCCGTCGTGGTGCCGCTGAACGTGCTGCTCAAGGGCCGGGAGATCGCCTACCACCTGGACGACTCGGACGCGAAGGCGTACTTCTGCTTCCAGGGGACCGCCGAGCTGCCGATGGGCGCCGAGGGACATGCGGGCTTCGGGCAGACGCCGGGCTGCGAGCATTTCTTCCTGATCACCGCGGACCCGGCGGAGCCGTCGCCGATCGAGGGCGCCGAGACGCTGGGGCAGGCACTCGCCGGGCGTTCCCCGGTTTTCGAGACCGTGCTGGCCGGCGAGAACGACCCGGCGGTCATCCTCTACACCAGCGGCACCACCGGGAAGGCCAAGGGTGCCGAGCTCAGCCACTCCAACCTGGTGATGAACGCGCTCACCTGCAACCGGTTGTTCCAGGCCGTCCCGGCACAGGACACTCACCTGCTGGTGCTGCCGCTGTTCCACTCGTTCGGCTCGACGGTCAACATGAACGCCGGTTTCTCCACTGCCGCGACGCTGGTGCTGATGCCGCGCTTCGAGCCGGCCGGGGCGGTCAAGCTGCTCGAGAGCGAGAACGTGACGTTCTTCGCGGGCGTGCCGACGATGTACTGGGGGCTGCTCAACGCGCTGACCGAGGGCGTCGACGTGCAGCGCATCGCGTCGACCATGCGGGTCGCGGTCTCCGGTGGTTCGTCGCTGCCGGTCGAGATCATCAAGCAGGTGCGGGACCGGCTCGGGCTGACGATCCTCGAGGGGTACGGCTTGTCGGAGACGTCCCCGGTCGCCACGTTCAGCCCGGTCTCGGCGGAGCCGCGGCCCGGCTCCATCGGCGTACCCATCTGGGGTGTCGAAGTGAAGTTGATCGACGAGTTGTGGAACACGATCGAGGGCACCGACGAGATCGGTGAGATCGCGATCCGCGGCCACAACATCATGCGTGGCTACTACAACCGGCCCGAGGCCACCGCCGAGGTCATGAACAACGGCTGGTTCCGCAGCGGCGACCTGGGCCGGCGCGACAAGGACGGCTGGTACTACATCGTCGACCGGGCCAAGGACATGATCATCCGCGGTGGCTTCAACGTGTACCCGCGGGAGGTCGAGGAGGTCCTGATGACCCATGAGGCCGTCTCGCTGGCGGCGGTCATCGGTGTGCCGCACCCCAGCCACGGCGAGGAGATCAAGGCGTACGTGATCCGCAAGGACGGCGCCACCATCACGGAGGAGGAGCTCGTCGCGTGGGGCAAGGAACAGATGGCGGGGTACAAGTACCCGCGGATCGTCACGTTCGTCGACAGCCTGCCCATGACAGCGACCGGCAAGCTGCTCAAGCGCGCCCTCACCTGA